The DNA window ATCGCTGAGGCTGATGAGATCGACAGAAGCAAATTTGTAAAAGCTGGTGACGTTTTAGTCGCACTTCCTAGTAGTGGCCTGCACTCAAATGGCTTCTCTCTTGCAAGAAAAGTAGTTAGCGAGCTTGGACTAAAATTTGATGAAAAAGTAGGCGATAAAAAGCTCATCGACGTACTTCTTGAGCCAACTAGAATTTACGTGAGCGACTTTTTAAGATTAAAGGATAAGATTACGGCAATGGCTCACATCACCGGTGGTGGCATAGTTGAAAACTTGCCTCGCGTCTTCCCTGCTGGACTTGGCGCAAAGGTGCAAAAAAGCGCTATAAAAACGCCTGAAATTTTTAAAATCATCGCTCAAAAAGTAGAAGATAGCGAGATGATGAGAACCTTTAACATGGGCGTTGGCATGATATTAGTTGTGTCAAAAGAAAACGTTGACGCTGTCCTAGCTAGCAGCGATGGCTACGTGATCGGTGAAGTAGTAAATGGCAAAGGCGTAGAGCTAGTTTAATGCAAGAAAATAGCAAAAAACGCTTACTAAAAACCGAAAATAAG is part of the Campylobacter concisus genome and encodes:
- the purM gene encoding phosphoribosylformylglycinamidine cyclo-ligase gives rise to the protein MISYKDAGVDIDAGNSFVEAIKPFVKSTQTPNVIGGIGSFSGAVRLPSGYKNPAILGATDGVGTKLRLAIDAKKFDSVGEDLVAMCVNDLICNFATPLFFLDYYATAKLEIESAKEVVKSIANGCKKAQCALIGGETAEMPSMYEKGDFDLAGFAVGIAEADEIDRSKFVKAGDVLVALPSSGLHSNGFSLARKVVSELGLKFDEKVGDKKLIDVLLEPTRIYVSDFLRLKDKITAMAHITGGGIVENLPRVFPAGLGAKVQKSAIKTPEIFKIIAQKVEDSEMMRTFNMGVGMILVVSKENVDAVLASSDGYVIGEVVNGKGVELV